A single region of the Devosia sp. FJ2-5-3 genome encodes:
- a CDS encoding DUF177 domain-containing protein, which yields MTHKAEPIFDAIVRIDKLPSAGRSLSVDADAPTRAAIAEAMKVTAVERFQAELTIVPLRGGLRAQGWLKARIEQPSVVTFEPVFQDIAAEIDRVFLPASGQKDAPAPGSEVFIDLEDDDFPDHIDGPEVDLSALLLETLGLEIDPYPRASGESLDALGLDEKDGEEGPFAALARLKAEKKDED from the coding sequence ATGACGCATAAGGCAGAACCCATTTTCGACGCCATCGTCCGTATCGACAAGCTGCCCTCCGCCGGTCGCTCGCTTTCCGTCGATGCCGATGCGCCCACCCGCGCGGCCATTGCCGAGGCCATGAAGGTGACGGCTGTGGAGCGCTTCCAGGCCGAGCTGACCATTGTGCCCCTCCGGGGCGGCCTGCGGGCCCAGGGATGGCTCAAGGCGCGCATCGAGCAACCCTCGGTGGTCACTTTTGAGCCTGTATTCCAGGATATAGCTGCAGAAATCGACCGCGTCTTCCTCCCGGCCAGTGGGCAGAAGGACGCTCCGGCGCCAGGCTCGGAAGTGTTCATCGATCTCGAGGATGACGATTTTCCAGACCATATCGATGGTCCGGAAGTTGATCTGAGCGCGCTTTTGCTTGAAACACTGGGCCTTGAGATCGACCCTTACCCGCGGGCATCAGGTGAAAGCCTCGACGCGCTCGGTCTCGATGAAAAAGACGGGGAAGAAGGGCCATTCGCCGCCCTTGCACGGTTGAAGGCCGAAAAAAAGGACGAAGACTGA
- a CDS encoding ubiquinol-cytochrome C chaperone family protein yields MCLTDPEAERNPMILSLFRKNTATDAVYAVYRAIVAQSRQPQFYAQLGVPDTVTGRFDMISVHMALLFRRLRAETTKDFSQAVFDLFFKDMDRSLREMGVTDLGVPKKIQKMGNIFFGLLAAMNEALDRNDSEALAGVLARNIYEGEASEHAAALATYVAAQDAFLHTQSADSIVKGSITFGEAA; encoded by the coding sequence ATGTGTTTGACCGATCCCGAGGCTGAGCGCAATCCCATGATCCTGTCGTTGTTCCGCAAGAACACAGCAACTGACGCCGTTTATGCCGTCTATCGGGCCATTGTGGCGCAATCCCGACAGCCGCAATTCTATGCCCAATTGGGCGTGCCGGATACGGTTACCGGCCGGTTCGACATGATCAGCGTGCACATGGCCCTGTTGTTCCGGCGCCTGCGCGCCGAGACGACCAAGGATTTCAGCCAGGCCGTGTTCGATCTTTTCTTCAAGGATATGGACCGCTCCCTGCGCGAAATGGGCGTCACCGATCTGGGCGTTCCGAAGAAGATCCAGAAGATGGGTAACATCTTTTTCGGGCTGCTCGCCGCCATGAATGAGGCTCTCGATCGCAACGATTCCGAGGCCCTTGCGGGTGTCCTGGCGCGCAATATTTACGAAGGCGAGGCATCCGAGCATGCCGCGGCACTGGCCACATACGTCGCCGCCCAGGATGCCTTTCTTCATACCCAATCGGCCGATTCCATCGTCAAGGGCTCGATCACTTTCGGAGAAGCCGCATGA
- the bamE gene encoding outer membrane protein assembly factor BamE: protein MLLRIASAPIAPIAAAAVMALALVACTSSTSVVTSRTQGYEISDSAMQQIRVGQSQDLVRVVLGSPQSTNSFGDQSAWYYVETKVQQTAFGLSMVQERTVLAVYFDKNKRVSDKAVYGLTDGKVVTIEQRRTQSFGEDRTFIDSILQSF, encoded by the coding sequence ATGCTCCTGCGTATTGCCTCCGCTCCTATCGCACCGATCGCGGCAGCAGCCGTCATGGCACTCGCCCTTGTCGCCTGCACCAGCAGCACGTCGGTTGTTACCAGCCGCACGCAGGGCTACGAGATTTCCGACTCGGCCATGCAGCAGATCCGCGTCGGCCAGAGCCAGGACCTGGTTCGCGTCGTGCTGGGATCGCCACAGTCCACCAATTCCTTCGGCGACCAGAGCGCCTGGTATTATGTCGAGACCAAGGTGCAGCAGACTGCATTTGGCCTGTCGATGGTCCAGGAACGCACCGTTCTCGCCGTGTATTTCGACAAGAACAAGCGCGTTTCGGACAAGGCCGTCTACGGCCTGACCGATGGCAAGGTGGTGACCATCGAGCAACGCCGCACCCAGTCCTTCGGCGAAGACCGCACCTTCATCGACTCGATCCTGCAGTCGTTCTGA
- the nusB gene encoding transcription antitermination factor NusB, with the protein MTDIPKRDSQVHRPANQRGAARLAAVQALYQMDVGRQTLEDTLAQFGAFHLGREIEGEQYLPADADFFRQIVRGVAKHQLEIDPAVDQALADGWPMERVDATLRAILRAAAFELLRRKDIPAKVVITEYVDVARAFYEDDASGLVNAALDTIARAAGAEL; encoded by the coding sequence ATGACAGATATTCCCAAACGAGACTCACAGGTCCATCGGCCAGCCAATCAGCGGGGCGCCGCTCGCCTCGCTGCGGTGCAGGCTCTCTATCAGATGGATGTGGGCCGTCAGACACTGGAAGATACGCTCGCCCAGTTCGGCGCCTTCCATCTCGGCCGTGAGATCGAGGGTGAGCAATATCTGCCCGCCGACGCCGACTTCTTCCGTCAGATCGTCCGGGGCGTAGCCAAGCACCAGCTCGAAATCGACCCTGCTGTCGATCAGGCGCTGGCTGACGGCTGGCCGATGGAGCGCGTCGATGCCACCCTGCGCGCCATTTTGCGCGCCGCCGCCTTCGAGCTGCTGCGCCGCAAGGATATCCCCGCCAAGGTGGTCATCACCGAATATGTCGATGTCGCCCGGGCCTTTTACGAAGACGACGCCTCCGGCCTCGTCAACGCCGCCCTCGACACCATCGCCCGCGCTGCCGGCGCCGAACTCTGA
- the ribH gene encoding 6,7-dimethyl-8-ribityllumazine synthase, producing MDSYGERFPIEANSAAGQHFLIVEGRSYPGIADEMRGGAVAALEAAGATHEVIGVPSAMEVPVAIAMALEAGDYDGFIALGCVMRGHTNHYEAVAGESIRALAELAVVDALPLGIGILTVENEAQAWIRARKNEQDRGGDAARAALALAALKAKLNA from the coding sequence ATGGACTCCTACGGCGAGCGCTTCCCTATTGAAGCCAATTCGGCGGCCGGACAGCACTTCCTCATCGTGGAAGGGCGCTCCTATCCCGGCATTGCCGATGAGATGCGCGGCGGCGCCGTTGCTGCCCTTGAGGCCGCCGGTGCGACGCACGAGGTCATCGGCGTACCCAGTGCCATGGAAGTGCCTGTCGCCATCGCAATGGCGCTCGAGGCTGGCGACTATGACGGGTTTATCGCCCTTGGCTGCGTTATGCGCGGCCATACCAATCACTACGAGGCTGTGGCCGGCGAGAGCATCCGTGCCTTGGCCGAACTGGCAGTCGTCGATGCCCTTCCGTTGGGCATCGGCATCCTGACCGTCGAGAATGAAGCGCAGGCCTGGATCCGCGCCCGCAAGAATGAGCAGGACCGGGGCGGCGATGCCGCTCGTGCCGCATTGGCCCTGGCCGCGCTTAAGGCAAAGTTGAACGCATAA
- the nrdR gene encoding transcriptional regulator NrdR — protein MRCPYCGNDDTQVKDSRPTEDSGAIRRRRVCNACGGRFTTFERVQLRDLTVVKKSGRKVPFDREKLSRSVYTALRKRAVDPERAERMISGIVRQLESLGDVEITSDQIGEYVMEGLKGLDDVAFVRFASVYKNFSSADDFRDFLAELAEGVTPSFPDED, from the coding sequence ATGCGCTGCCCCTATTGTGGCAACGACGACACCCAGGTGAAGGATAGCCGCCCGACCGAAGATTCGGGCGCTATCCGCCGCCGCCGCGTGTGCAATGCCTGCGGCGGCCGCTTCACCACGTTCGAACGTGTGCAGCTGCGCGACCTCACCGTGGTCAAGAAGAGCGGCCGCAAGGTCCCCTTCGACCGCGAAAAGCTCTCCCGCTCGGTCTATACCGCGCTGCGCAAGCGCGCCGTCGATCCCGAGCGCGCCGAGCGGATGATTTCGGGCATTGTCCGCCAGCTCGAAAGCCTCGGCGACGTCGAAATCACCTCCGACCAGATCGGCGAATACGTGATGGAGGGGCTCAAGGGCCTCGACGATGTGGCCTTTGTCCGCTTTGCCTCCGTGTACAAGAATTTCTCTTCTGCCGACGATTTCCGCGACTTCCTGGCTGAACTGGCCGAGGGCGTGACCCCGTCATTCCCGGACGAGGATTGA
- the glyA gene encoding serine hydroxymethyltransferase: MSAANSLPLFPNFFSNTLAETDPEIAGAIGQELGRQQHEIELIASENIVSRAVLEAQGSVMTNKYAEGYPGKRYYGGCEFVDIAESLAIERAKQLFGVEFANVQPNSGSQANQGVYQALVQPGDTILGMSLDAGGHLTHGAKPNQSGKWFNAIQYGLRKQDGRVDMDQVRQLAREHSPKMIVAGFSAYSRVMDWAEFRAIADEVGAILFVDMAHVAGLVAGGQYPSPFPHAHVATTTTHKTLRGPRGGLILTNDEAIAKKINSAIFPGIQGGPLMHVIAAKAVAFKEALQPEFKQYAAQVVANAQILAETLVKGGVDIVSGGTDNHLMLVDLRPKGLTGKATEAALGRAFITCNKNAVPFDPEKPAITSGIRLGTPAGTTRGFGTEEFREVGELIIEVLDGLKTNGEDNNSSVEAAVREKVKALTARFPIYAN; encoded by the coding sequence ATGAGTGCTGCAAACTCACTTCCGCTGTTTCCGAATTTCTTTTCCAATACGCTGGCCGAGACCGATCCCGAGATCGCCGGCGCCATCGGTCAGGAGCTCGGTCGTCAGCAGCACGAAATCGAGCTGATCGCCTCGGAAAACATCGTCTCCCGCGCCGTCCTTGAGGCGCAGGGGTCGGTCATGACCAACAAATATGCCGAAGGCTATCCGGGAAAGCGCTACTACGGCGGCTGCGAGTTCGTCGACATTGCCGAAAGCCTCGCCATCGAGCGCGCCAAGCAGCTCTTCGGCGTCGAGTTCGCCAATGTTCAGCCCAATTCCGGCTCCCAGGCCAACCAGGGCGTCTATCAGGCGCTGGTCCAGCCCGGCGACACCATCCTCGGCATGTCGCTCGACGCCGGTGGCCACCTGACCCACGGCGCCAAGCCTAACCAGTCCGGCAAGTGGTTCAATGCCATCCAGTACGGTCTGCGCAAGCAGGACGGCCGCGTCGACATGGACCAGGTCCGCCAGCTCGCCCGCGAGCACAGCCCCAAGATGATCGTGGCAGGCTTCTCGGCCTATTCGCGGGTCATGGACTGGGCCGAGTTCCGCGCCATCGCCGATGAAGTCGGCGCCATCCTCTTCGTCGACATGGCTCACGTTGCCGGTCTCGTCGCTGGCGGTCAGTACCCCAGCCCGTTCCCGCATGCCCATGTCGCTACCACCACCACGCACAAGACCCTTCGTGGCCCGCGCGGCGGCCTGATCCTGACCAATGACGAGGCGATCGCCAAGAAGATCAACTCGGCCATTTTCCCGGGCATCCAGGGCGGCCCGCTGATGCATGTGATCGCCGCAAAGGCCGTTGCCTTCAAGGAAGCGCTGCAGCCCGAGTTCAAGCAATACGCCGCTCAGGTCGTTGCCAACGCCCAGATCCTGGCCGAAACCCTCGTAAAGGGTGGGGTGGATATCGTCTCGGGCGGTACCGACAACCATCTGATGCTGGTGGACCTGCGTCCCAAGGGGCTCACAGGCAAGGCCACCGAGGCGGCCCTCGGTCGCGCCTTCATCACCTGCAACAAGAACGCCGTCCCGTTCGATCCGGAAAAGCCTGCGATCACCTCGGGCATTCGTCTCGGGACGCCGGCCGGCACCACCCGTGGTTTCGGCACCGAAGAGTTCCGCGAAGTTGGCGAGCTCATCATCGAAGTGCTCGACGGCCTCAAGACCAACGGCGAAGACAACAATTCATCCGTCGAAGCGGCCGTGCGTGAGAAGGTCAAGGCCCTCACCGCCCGCTTCCCAATCTACGCCAACTAA
- a CDS encoding LLM class flavin-dependent oxidoreductase: MSDYRHNLRFGTFITPSAQRVDDVVVLAQETEAHGLDLVTFQDHPYQSNFVDTWTLLSYVAAKTSRVSLSGNVLNLPLRQPAVLARAVASLDLLTQGRVELGLGAGAFWDGIEAMGEEKLTPGQAVDALEEAMDIIRGIWDAGEAGGARLDGTYHKARGARRGPLPHHPVGIWLGAYKPRMLRLVGRKADGWLPSLGYIKSPTMAESNAIIDDAAVEAGRDPRDIRRLLNISGRLATPEDVAEMVDQLVGLAREHGFSTFILPADSSGPIALFGDEVAPAVRAKVEAARASKGTAAAPGRTRAVMAKRRIGIDYDAIPASLAERVVEPGDHDFPKFRSTYLYRGNPGLVLRPWTAEEVSAATTYAARQNVALAVRSGGHGISGQATNDGGIVLDLGQMNEIRLLDARTGLFRVGAGARWGDVATALAPHGLGMGSGDYGDVGVGGLATAGGIGWFSRKHGLTLDHVKAAEIVLADGRLVRADKDNHKDLFWAIRGAGANFGAVTALELEAYPVGNVVFAQLTYDLSDARAVLPRWAEAVVSAPRELTSFLTMVPARSGNPAIGQASIVIANPDPTIAEPMLQPFLSVGPVLGSQAYIIPYTGLVETNFSGHDGSGDFVSRAGLVTGLTPDLAGAMGEILRGKATNMMQLRAVGGAVNDVPVDATAYAHRHQNFSLNASGFGSTAHRLESLWPIVEPYLDGLYLNFETSRDRAQLDRAFPGETLQKLRLLKAEYDPGQLFGTNFPIPPAQADAVAPNSDDAQVLAG, encoded by the coding sequence ATGAGCGATTATCGGCATAATCTGCGTTTCGGCACGTTCATCACCCCCTCGGCCCAGCGGGTGGACGACGTCGTCGTGCTAGCGCAGGAGACCGAAGCCCACGGGCTCGACCTCGTCACCTTCCAGGACCACCCCTACCAGTCCAACTTCGTCGATACCTGGACGCTCTTGTCCTATGTCGCGGCCAAGACCAGTCGCGTGAGCCTTTCGGGCAATGTGCTGAACCTGCCCTTGCGCCAGCCGGCCGTGCTGGCACGCGCCGTTGCCAGCCTCGATCTGCTGACGCAAGGGCGCGTAGAACTTGGCCTCGGCGCGGGCGCGTTCTGGGATGGCATCGAGGCGATGGGCGAAGAAAAGCTCACGCCCGGACAGGCGGTCGACGCGCTGGAAGAAGCCATGGATATCATCCGGGGTATCTGGGACGCGGGCGAGGCCGGCGGTGCTCGGCTCGATGGCACCTATCACAAAGCGCGCGGCGCGCGCCGCGGCCCCCTGCCCCATCATCCCGTCGGTATCTGGCTCGGCGCCTATAAGCCACGCATGCTGAGGCTGGTGGGCCGAAAGGCCGATGGCTGGCTGCCCTCGCTTGGATATATCAAGTCGCCGACCATGGCCGAATCCAATGCCATTATCGATGACGCGGCCGTGGAGGCCGGACGCGACCCGCGCGACATCAGGCGGCTGCTCAATATCAGCGGCCGGCTGGCAACGCCCGAAGATGTTGCAGAGATGGTCGACCAGCTCGTCGGATTGGCGCGCGAGCACGGTTTCTCGACATTCATCCTGCCTGCAGACAGTTCGGGGCCGATCGCGCTGTTCGGCGACGAGGTCGCGCCGGCCGTACGCGCCAAGGTGGAAGCGGCCCGGGCGTCGAAAGGCACGGCTGCGGCCCCAGGCCGGACGAGAGCGGTAATGGCAAAGAGGCGCATCGGAATAGACTACGACGCTATTCCGGCGAGCCTGGCAGAGCGGGTCGTCGAACCGGGCGACCACGACTTTCCCAAATTCCGCTCCACCTATCTCTATAGGGGGAATCCTGGCCTCGTGCTGCGGCCGTGGACGGCGGAAGAGGTGTCGGCGGCCACTACCTATGCGGCACGGCAGAACGTCGCCCTGGCGGTGCGCAGCGGCGGCCACGGCATTTCAGGCCAGGCTACCAATGATGGCGGCATCGTCCTCGATTTGGGGCAGATGAACGAGATCAGGCTTCTCGACGCCAGGACCGGCCTGTTCCGCGTCGGCGCGGGGGCCCGCTGGGGCGATGTGGCGACAGCACTGGCGCCTCATGGGCTGGGCATGGGCTCGGGCGACTATGGCGATGTCGGCGTCGGTGGGCTCGCCACGGCAGGCGGTATCGGCTGGTTTTCGCGAAAACATGGCCTGACCCTCGATCACGTCAAGGCGGCCGAGATCGTGTTGGCCGATGGGCGGCTCGTGCGGGCGGACAAGGACAATCACAAGGACCTGTTCTGGGCCATTCGCGGCGCCGGCGCCAATTTTGGTGCGGTGACAGCGCTGGAGCTGGAAGCCTATCCCGTCGGCAATGTTGTGTTCGCGCAGCTCACCTACGATCTCAGCGATGCTCGTGCCGTCCTGCCCCGCTGGGCAGAGGCGGTGGTCTCCGCGCCACGGGAGCTCACGAGCTTCCTGACCATGGTTCCGGCCCGGTCAGGCAATCCGGCAATCGGGCAGGCCAGCATCGTGATCGCCAATCCTGATCCAACCATAGCCGAACCCATGCTGCAGCCCTTCCTCAGCGTCGGCCCGGTACTGGGCAGCCAGGCCTATATCATTCCCTATACAGGGCTCGTCGAAACCAATTTCAGCGGGCATGACGGGTCCGGCGATTTTGTCTCACGGGCGGGCCTCGTGACAGGGCTGACGCCCGACTTGGCCGGGGCCATGGGCGAAATCCTGCGCGGCAAGGCGACCAATATGATGCAGTTGCGGGCGGTCGGCGGCGCGGTGAACGATGTGCCTGTTGACGCGACCGCATACGCCCATCGGCACCAGAATTTCAGCCTCAACGCTAGCGGATTTGGCAGCACAGCCCACCGTCTCGAAAGCCTGTGGCCGATAGTCGAACCCTATCTCGACGGGCTCTACCTCAACTTCGAAACATCGCGGGACCGCGCTCAGCTCGACAGGGCCTTCCCCGGCGAGACGCTGCAAAAACTGCGTTTGCTCAAGGCAGAATACGATCCAGGCCAGCTGTTCGGCACGAACTTCCCTATTCCGCCGGCTCAGGCTGACGCGGTCGCGCCGAATTCGGACGATGCACAAGTCCTAGCCGGATGA
- a CDS encoding NAD-dependent epimerase/dehydratase family protein, translating to MDRILVTGASGFVARHLIGELLRAGYLVRGTVRTRSRLQSIQAATVALAPGREDRLEIVEADLLDDAGWASAMADVQAVMHVATVIVAEEPRDPSTVIRPAVEGTERILRFAHAEGIRRVVMTSSIATVGYGHGYDSGVRTYTEADFTDLSKMRHPWAYCIGKTRAEQAAWAFASGKGMELTTIHPGAILGPASDPQTSISLGLVSGLLDGSTPAMPRIGFAISDVRDVAAMHLAALRDPESIGQRYLCTGPYTRFDQVAAILRRAYPDYPVTLKTVPDWLMRLVALMNGPVRQIINDIGNEKHFDGAKGERLLGRPYFTVEEAILSAAESLIRLGLVHRPNSARPRQPEPAE from the coding sequence ATGGATCGCATTCTCGTCACCGGAGCTTCGGGCTTCGTTGCCAGGCATCTTATCGGTGAACTCCTCCGCGCCGGATATCTGGTGCGGGGCACGGTCCGAACCCGCTCGCGCCTGCAGTCGATCCAGGCGGCCACCGTGGCCCTAGCCCCGGGCAGGGAGGATCGCCTCGAGATCGTGGAGGCCGACCTCCTCGACGATGCGGGGTGGGCGTCGGCCATGGCCGATGTCCAGGCGGTGATGCATGTTGCGACTGTCATCGTCGCCGAAGAGCCCCGGGATCCGTCCACTGTAATCCGTCCGGCTGTGGAGGGCACGGAACGCATCCTGCGCTTTGCGCACGCCGAAGGCATCAGGCGCGTGGTGATGACCTCTTCCATTGCCACTGTCGGCTATGGTCATGGTTACGATAGTGGCGTCCGCACTTATACCGAGGCGGATTTCACCGATCTGTCAAAAATGCGCCATCCCTGGGCCTATTGCATCGGCAAGACCCGGGCCGAGCAGGCGGCGTGGGCCTTCGCCAGCGGCAAGGGAATGGAACTTACCACGATCCACCCCGGGGCCATTCTCGGTCCCGCGTCCGATCCCCAGACCAGCATCTCGCTCGGCCTTGTCAGCGGGCTCCTGGATGGCTCGACCCCCGCCATGCCGCGCATCGGCTTTGCGATTTCCGATGTGCGCGATGTCGCGGCAATGCATCTGGCGGCCCTGCGCGATCCCGAAAGCATTGGCCAGCGCTATCTGTGCACGGGCCCCTACACCCGCTTTGACCAGGTCGCCGCGATTCTCCGCCGCGCCTATCCCGATTACCCCGTGACGCTCAAGACTGTCCCCGACTGGCTGATGCGCCTCGTGGCCCTAATGAATGGCCCCGTCCGGCAGATCATAAACGATATCGGCAACGAGAAACATTTTGATGGCGCAAAAGGTGAGCGCCTCCTGGGCCGGCCCTATTTTACCGTCGAGGAGGCAATTCTGAGCGCTGCCGAGAGCCTCATCCGGCTAGGACTTGTGCATCGTCCGAATTCGGCGCGACCGCGTCAGCCTGAGCCGGCGGAATAG
- a CDS encoding YciI family protein, with translation MQFLVAIHLPDDYDTAQENSALRADISDLNEEMIAKNVRAFVGGLEPARRARTIRADRNGGTVITDGPFVEAKEHVGGFWVLECKDIEDALDWGKKAAIACRAPVEVRAFNPVPPERLKARAEAERRG, from the coding sequence ATGCAGTTCCTGGTCGCGATCCATTTGCCCGACGACTACGACACCGCGCAGGAAAACAGCGCGCTGCGGGCGGACATTTCAGATCTCAATGAAGAGATGATCGCTAAAAATGTTCGGGCCTTCGTGGGAGGCCTCGAGCCGGCGCGGCGGGCTCGAACAATCCGAGCCGACCGCAATGGCGGCACCGTGATCACGGACGGCCCCTTCGTCGAAGCCAAGGAGCATGTTGGAGGGTTCTGGGTGCTCGAATGCAAGGACATCGAGGACGCGCTGGACTGGGGCAAGAAGGCCGCAATCGCTTGCAGGGCGCCCGTCGAGGTCCGGGCCTTCAATCCCGTGCCGCCGGAGCGGCTCAAAGCCCGGGCGGAAGCCGAGAGACGCGGCTGA
- the rplQ gene encoding 50S ribosomal protein L17 — translation MRHGNRGRKFSRTASHRKAMFANMSAALIKHEQIVTTLPKAKDLRPIVEKLITLGKRGDLHARRQAIAQIRDEAMVAKLFAVLGPRYAERQGGYIRILKAGFRYGDNAPLAVIEFVDRDVNAKGLDSGPSFAQDDEAEAA, via the coding sequence ATGCGACACGGTAATCGCGGCCGCAAATTCAGCCGTACCGCTTCCCACCGTAAGGCGATGTTCGCCAATATGTCTGCTGCGCTGATCAAGCACGAGCAGATCGTTACCACGCTTCCCAAGGCCAAGGACCTGCGTCCGATCGTCGAGAAGCTGATCACCCTCGGCAAGCGCGGCGACCTGCACGCTCGTCGTCAGGCGATCGCCCAGATCCGTGACGAAGCCATGGTTGCGAAGCTTTTCGCAGTCCTCGGCCCGCGTTATGCCGAGCGTCAGGGCGGCTACATCCGCATCCTCAAGGCCGGCTTCCGCTATGGCGACAACGCCCCGCTGGCCGTGATCGAGTTTGTCGATCGCGACGTCAATGCCAAGGGCTTGGACTCCGGTCCGTCCTTCGCACAGGACGACGAAGCCGAAGCCGCATAA
- a CDS encoding DNA-directed RNA polymerase subunit alpha gives MTIQRNWQELIKPTKLEIVSDGVDTRQASVIAEPLERGYGLTLGNALRRVLLSSLQGAAVTAIQIDGILHEFSSLPGVREDITDLVLNVKEIAIKMGGEGPKRLTLTRQGPGSVTAGDIKVSGDIEVLNPELVICHLDDGAEINIEFTVNTGKGYVPADKNRPEDAPIGYIPVDALFSPVRRVSYKVDATRAGESLDKDKLTLQVETNGAVSPEDAVAYAARILQDQLSVFVNFEEPSKEKAQDAVPELAFNPALLKKVDELELSVRSANCLKNDNIVYIGDLIQKTEAEMLRTPNFGRKSLNEIKEVLAQMGLHLGMDVNNWPPENIDDLAKRYEDHY, from the coding sequence GTGACGATCCAGAGGAACTGGCAGGAACTCATCAAGCCGACCAAGCTGGAGATTGTTTCGGATGGCGTCGATACGCGCCAGGCATCGGTGATCGCCGAGCCTCTCGAGCGCGGCTACGGCCTTACCTTGGGCAATGCGCTGCGTCGCGTTCTGCTGTCGTCGCTTCAGGGCGCCGCAGTCACCGCGATTCAGATCGACGGCATTCTGCACGAATTCTCGTCTCTGCCCGGCGTGCGTGAGGACATCACCGATCTGGTGCTGAACGTCAAGGAAATCGCCATCAAGATGGGTGGCGAAGGTCCGAAGCGTCTCACTCTGACCCGGCAAGGCCCGGGCTCGGTGACGGCTGGCGACATCAAGGTGTCGGGCGACATCGAAGTGCTCAATCCCGAACTCGTGATCTGCCATCTCGACGATGGTGCCGAAATCAATATCGAGTTCACCGTCAATACCGGCAAGGGCTATGTCCCCGCCGACAAGAATCGTCCGGAAGATGCCCCGATTGGCTATATTCCGGTCGACGCCCTGTTCTCGCCGGTTCGCCGCGTGAGCTACAAGGTTGACGCGACCCGCGCTGGCGAAAGCTTGGACAAGGACAAGCTCACCCTGCAGGTCGAGACCAATGGCGCCGTGTCGCCGGAAGATGCCGTGGCTTACGCTGCGCGCATTCTCCAGGACCAGCTGTCGGTTTTCGTGAACTTCGAAGAGCCCAGCAAGGAAAAGGCACAGGATGCCGTTCCCGAACTGGCCTTCAACCCGGCTCTGCTCAAGAAGGTGGACGAACTCGAACTCTCCGTTCGTTCGGCCAACTGCCTCAAGAACGACAACATCGTCTACATCGGCGACCTTATCCAGAAGACGGAAGCCGAAATGCTGCGGACTCCGAATTTCGGCCGCAAGTCGCTCAATGAAATCAAGGAAGTCCTGGCACAAATGGGGCTTCATCTCGGGATGGACGTCAACAACTGGCCGCCTGAGAATATCGATGACCTCGCCAAGCGCTACGAAGATCATTACTGA
- the rpsK gene encoding 30S ribosomal protein S11 codes for MAKTEVARVRRKERKNITSGVAHVNASFNNTMITIADMQGNTISWSSSGVMGFKGSRKSTPYAAQVAAEDAAKKAQEHGMKTLEVEVRGPGSGRESALRALQAAGFNVTSIRDVTSIPHNGCRPRKRRRV; via the coding sequence ATGGCTAAGACCGAAGTCGCGCGCGTCCGTCGCAAGGAGCGCAAGAATATCACTTCTGGCGTTGCACACGTGAACGCCTCCTTCAACAACACCATGATCACCATCGCGGACATGCAGGGCAACACGATCTCGTGGTCGTCCTCGGGCGTGATGGGTTTTAAGGGCTCGCGCAAGTCGACCCCCTATGCTGCCCAGGTTGCCGCGGAAGACGCAGCAAAGAAGGCTCAGGAACACGGCATGAAGACCCTCGAGGTCGAAGTGCGTGGTCCCGGTTCAGGCCGTGAGTCGGCGCTGCGCGCCCTTCAGGCTGCTGGCTTCAATGTCACCTCGATCCGCGACGTGACTTCGATTCCGCACAACGGTTGCCGTCCGCGCAAGCGGCGCCGCGTCTAA
- the rpsM gene encoding 30S ribosomal protein S13, whose product MARIAGVNIPTNKRVVIALQYIHGIGEKFAKDITDTVGIPAERRVNELTDAEVIQIREAIDRDYVVEGDLRRSVAMNIKRLMDLGNYRGLRHRRGLPVRGQRTHTNARTRKGPAKPIAGKKK is encoded by the coding sequence GTGGCTCGTATTGCTGGCGTCAATATCCCGACGAACAAGCGCGTTGTTATCGCGCTGCAGTATATTCACGGGATCGGCGAAAAGTTCGCCAAGGACATCACCGACACGGTCGGTATCCCCGCTGAGCGTCGGGTCAATGAACTGACCGACGCCGAGGTGATTCAGATCCGTGAAGCCATCGACCGCGACTATGTCGTGGAAGGTGATCTTCGTCGCAGCGTTGCGATGAACATCAAGCGCTTGATGGACCTTGGTAATTATCGTGGTCTGCGTCATCGTCGTGGCCTTCCGGTCCGCGGCCAGCGCACCCACACCAATGCTCGTACCCGCAAGGGTCCGGCAAAGCCGATCGCCGGTAAGAAGAAGTAA